AACGTCTCGCTCGACACGCGCAGGCGTTCGGCGGGCCTTCCGGAGACCACGACGGCGCAGGCGCAGCGGTCGCGGTCGGCCTGCGCGTACTCCGCCAGCCGCTCGCGCATCTGCCGCTCGCAATCCCGCCGCGCCGTCTCGACGCGGGCGGCCTCGGCGTCGAGGGTCCAGGTCGTCAAGGGCGGACAGAACGGCGCCGCGGCGCCGAACATCGTGATGGTGCGCGACATCCAGTCCGGGGTCTTGGACCAGCGCGAGATCGGCATGGCGAGACGGCTGCGCACGCCCGGCGCCTGGTCGAGGCGGACGACGCGCTTGTCCGGCAGCTCGATCTGGATCGACGGCGACGCCGGCGTCTGGGCGGCCGCGGCGCCGGCCGCGACGCACGACGCCGCCACGGCGAACGCCGCCGCGACGCGCCCCGACAATTCCGCCGCGCTCCGCGCCATCCGCCCCATCACCGCTCCGATCCGGGTGGCCGCCACGCCGCGCCACCCCGGCGATTGCCGCCGGACCGCCTCCGCCTTGTCAAGCCCGGCGGCCCCTTACGGCGACGGGTGGCGGCGCGCTAGGCTGCGACGCGGCGTCGACCGGCGCGCGCCCGGGGGCCGCGAGATCCGCCGCGGAGCGACGCGGCACCGGGGACGACGCCCGCGGGAGGACGCCGCATGCGCCTGCTGATCGAGAACGCCACGCTGTGGGACGGCACCGGCGCGGCGCCGTTTCCCGCCAAGGTGCTGGTCGAGGGCGACCGCATCGCCGCCGTCGCGCCGGGAGCGGAGACCGTGGCCGCCGATGGCGCCGAGCGCATCGACGCCGGCGGCAAGTTCCTGATGCCGGGGCTGGTCGAAGGCCACGCGCACCTGACCTTCGTCGACGTCAGCCGCGGCACCGCGCTGGGCGAGCTGCCGCCGGAGGAGCACACGCTGCTGGCGATGGACGCGGCCCGCAAGCTGCTGGCGGCCGGCTTCACCAGCGCCTGCGGCGCGGCCTCGGCGAAGATGCGGCTCGACGTCGTGCTGCGCGACGCCATCGCGTCGGGCCTGATCGACGGTCCGCGCATGCTCGCGGCAGGGCCCGAGCTGACAGTGACCGGCGGGCTGGGCGACGGACGGCGCCTGCATCTGCACCAGGAGAGCTTCGGCCTGCCGGTGGACGGCGCCGACGAGATGCTGCGCACCGTGCGGCTGTGCCTGCGCGAGGGCGTCGACACGGTGAAGATCAACATCTCCGGCGATTTCGGCACGGAGTCGGCGCCGTCCGAGGCCGCCGTCATGACCGACGCCGAGATCGCCGTGGCGGTCGAGGCGACGCACGCCATCGGCCGGCGCGTGGCGGCGCACGCGCGCGCATCGGAATCGGTCAAGCGCGCCGTGCGCCACGGCGTCGACGTGATCTACCATTGCGACTTCGCCGACGACGAGGCGCTGGACATGCTGGAGTCGGTCAAGGACCGGATCTTCACCGGACCGGCGATCGGCATCGTGCTGACGCGCATCGACAGCCTGCGCGGCGACAACAGCCCGCAGGGCCGCGCGGTCTACGAGCGGCTGAAGCCGCTCTACGAGGCGACCTGCCGCACGCACGGCGAGATGCGCCGGCGCGGCATCCGCGTGGTGGCGGGCGGCGACTACGGTTTCGCCGGCAACCCGCAGGGCACCAACGCCCGCGACCTCGAGCATTTCACCCGGCATTTCGGCTTCTCGCCGTCGGAGGCGCTGCTGGCCGCGACCCGCACCGGCGGCCAGATCATGCGCCGCGGCCACGAGCTGGGCATGGTCAAGCCCGGCTACCTCGCCGACCTGCTGCTGGTCGACGGCGATCCGCTGGCCGACATCCGCGTGCTGCAGGACAACACGCGCTTCGCCTTCGTCATGAAGGACGGGGTGCGCTACATCCCCTGCGCCGGACAACCGCACGTCCGGCGGACGCACTGACCGCCCGCCCCGCCGAGGAACCCGACACGATGCCCACGCTCAAGCGCCCCGACGCCGAGATCTACTACGAGGTCCACGGTTCGGGCTTCCCGCTGCTGCTGTTCGCGCCCGGCGGGTTGAAATCCCAGCTCGCGTACTGGCGGGCCAGCCCGGCCGATCCCTCGAAGCCGGCGGCGTGGATGGATCCGATGAAGGCGCTGTCGGACACGTTCTCCGTGGTCGGCATGGATCAGCGCAACGCCGGCGCCTCGACGGCGGCGGTGAAGGCCGACCACGGCTGGCACACTTTCGCCGCCGACCATCTGGCGCTGATGGACCATCTCGGCTTCGACCGCTTCCACGTGATGGGCGGCTGCATCGGCGGCACCTACTGCCTGACGCTCTGCAGGCTGGCGCCGGCGCGCGTCACGGCGGCGGTGCTGCAGAACCCGATCGGCCTGCACGAGAACAAGGACGTCTGGGACGCCGCCATCGAAGGCTACCGCAGGACCGTCCAGGCGCGCGATCCGTCGGTGACCGACGCCGTGATCGACAGCTTCGGCCGCAACATGTTCGGCGGCGACTTCGTCTTCTCGGTCGACCGCGACTTCGTGCGCGGCTGCCGCACGCCCTTGTACCTGCAGCCGGGCGTCGACAAACCCCATCCGGCGCGCACCAGCGAGGAGCTGGCCGCGCTGGCGCCCGACATCGAGGTGCAGACGGACTGGCGCGGCCCCGAGCATCTCGACGAATCGATCCGCCGCGTGCGCGCGTTCCTGTCGCGCCACACGCCGCGCTGACCAGATCCGCTTCCGACCGCCGAGGATCCCGCATGACGACCCGCCGCGCCCTTCTCGCCACCGGCCTCGCCGCGACCATCGTCCCCGCCCCGGCCGTCCGCGCCCAGGCGTGGCCGACCAAGCCGATCCGCTGGATCGTGCCGTTCGTGCCCGGCGGCGGCACCGACACCGTCAGCCGCCTGCTGGCCGAGCAGCTCGGCAAGGCGGTGGGGCAGCAGGTGCTGGTCGAGAACAGGGGCGGCGCCGGCGGCAACATCGGCACCACGGAGATCGCGCGCGCCGCGCCCGACGGACACACCGTCGGGCTGATCTCGGTCGCCAGCCACGCCATCAACCCCGTGCTCTACAAGACGCTGCCCTACGATCCCGACAAGGACATCGTGGCGATCTCGCTGGTGGCGTCGCTGGCCAACCTGCTGACGGTGACGCCGTCGCTGCCGGTCAAGACGGTGCCGGAGCTGATCGCGCTGCTGAAGGCGGCGCCGGGCAAGTACAGCTTCGCCTCGTCCGGCATCGGCACGACGCTGCATCTCAGCGGCGAGTTGTTCAAGAAGATGGCCGGCGTCGACATGGTGCACGTGCCGTACAAGGGCGCCGGCGCGGCTTTCCAGGACGTGATGTCCGGCGAGGTCAACATGATCTTCAGCAACGCGCCCAGCGCGCTGCAGCACGCGCGCAGCGGCAAGGTGCGCGGCATCGCCGTCACCTCGCCGACCCGCTTCAAGGCGGCGCCGGAGTTCCCGACCATCGGCGAGACGCTGCCGGGCTACCAGGCGACGTCGTGGTACGGCGTCGGCGCCCCGGCGGGCACGCCCGAGCCGGTCGTCGCGCGCATCGAGGCGGCGCTGTCGGACGCGCTGCGCCAGCCCGACATGCAGGCGAAATGGTTCGAGATGGGCCTCGACGTGCCGCCGCTGGGCCGCGAGGGGCTGGGCGCGTTCGTCGCGCGCGAGCGCGCGCTATGGGGGCCGGTGGTCAGGGAGTCCGGCGCCCGCGTCGAGTGAGGCGGCGCGGCGTCAGCCCTCGGCGCGCAGCTCCGCGAACACGTCCTTGGCGACCAGCATCGCCTCGCGCACCGACGGCAGGCCGATATAGCCGCTGAGGTGCAGCAGCGCCTCGCCGAGCTCGTCCTCGGTCCAGCCCTGGCGGCGCGCCATGCGCAGATGGATCGCCAGCTCCGGCCAGCGCGCTTGGGAGGTGTCGGAAATCACGCAGATCAGCGTCCGCGTCTTGAGGTCGAGGCCCGGCCGCGACCACAGCATGCCGAACACCGCCTCGCGCGCGTAGTCGCCGAACTTGCGCATCAGCGGATCGGCGTAGACGTCGGCGTTCATCTTCGCGGCGAACGCCGGACCCATCAGCTCGCTGCGGATCTCCGTGCCCTTCTTGTAGTTCTCGCTCTCGGCCATGGCGCTCCTCCTCGTTTCGGACGCCCGAGCCTAGAGCGGATCGCGCGCCGGAGGAATGCGCCGGGCGCGCACGCCCTTCGCGCCATGGCGTGGGGCGACCCTGCCACGCCCTCCCCGTCGTCATCCCGAGCGCCGCGAGGGATCTTTCCAACGCCAGAAGATCCCTCGCCGCGCTCGGGATGACAGGGTGCGTCGATGTCGCTGGAGCGGCCGGCTACCGGCGGCCGCCGAGCCAGGTGATGGTCACGTCGCCGCGCGGCCGGGCGCGACAGGCCAGAGTCTGGCCGGCCTTGATCTGAGCCGGCGTCAGCGAGGCGTCGTTGCGCGGCAGCAGCGACACCTTGCCGGAGTCGAGACGGCTGGCGCAGGCGCCGCAATTGCCGGTGGCGCAGGCGTAGGGATAGTCGATCCCCGCCGCGACGGCGGCCTGCAGGATGGTGCGGTCGGCGGCGCAGTCGATCACGCGGCCGGCGTTGGCGATGGTGACGCGATGGCTCTTGGCGGCGCGGGGCATCGGATCGTCCCTCACGCCGTCGCGGCGTGGCGGCGCGACGGCGTCGCGCGCACCGAGCCGAACTGCGGGTGGTACCAGGAGACCGACGGGAAGCGCGCCAGCGCGTAGCCGTAGAGCGCCAGGCCGACCGCCGGCTGGTCGCCGACCACCACGGTGGCGTGGATGTCGTGGTCGGCCATCGCCATGCCGTTGCCGGGCTCGACCATCACCTCGCCGACCTTCACGACCTCGGCGGCGCCGGTCGTCGCGCCGTCGTCGACGCGGCGCCAGAAGGTGTGGCGCTCGCGGCCGGACACGGCGGCGTTGACGCACCAGATGCCGTGGTCGTGTGGGGCGGCCTCCTTGCCCGGCAGACCGATCGTCAGATAGAGGCCATGGCCGTCGCCGTCCTCGATCAGCAGCGGATGGTTGCGGCCCTCGGCCAGCGGCATGGCGAAATCGGCCGCCGGGAACAGCTCGGCCTTGCGCGCCAGCCCCACCAGCTTGAGCTTGATGGCGTGCAGCGCCGAGGGCGTGATCCCCTCCTTGGCGGTGATGGCGTGGACCTCGGCCATCAGCTTCGCGCAGGCGCGGTTCCGTCGGTCGGCGATGGTCATCGGGGCTCCACCGGGATGTGTCGTGGCGGCACGTTAGCGCCGGCGCCACCGGCGGTCGAGCCGCGCCCCGCCCGCCTGGACGTTGACGCGGCCAGCGCGGCGGCGGCCGGCGGCATCTCGCTGCTCGGCGTCCAGGCCGGCGCCCCGGCGACCACCTTCGGCGTGGCCGGGCCGGGCGCCTCGCTCACCAACTCGATCATCAAAAGACTGGGAGCAGGCGCCGACGGCGACCGTCGTGGCGATCAACGCGGACACGGTCAAGGATACCGCGAAATACATCGCCAGCGAGGGCGCCGGCAACATCGCCGCGCTCCAGGCGTTCCGCGCGCTGGAGGGCGTCGGCCGGTCCGACCAGATCCTGCGCTCGCTGCAGGGCGAGATCGAGAAGCAGTCCGCGAAACTGGCGCAGGAAGGATTGAAGCGCTCGGCCGCGCGCCGCGCGGGCAACCGCCTCGCGACCGCCCAGACGCAGGCCGCCCCGCGCACGGCGGAGCAGGCGGGGTTCCGGCAGACCGCGCGCGTCGCCGGCGCCGCGATGCGCGGCATCCCCGTCGTGTTCGCGGCGTGGGACATCCTCGACGCGATCACGGACTACAACGACACCGTCGCCGGCGCCCGCTGAGGCGCCGCCATCCGCAGGGGCGTGCCGCCGGGCCTCCGGCGCGCTAGCGTGCGGACGGCGTCCATGCCGGGCGCCGCGACGCCGCGCCCCGGAATGCCGACGATCTCAGCTTCGACCCTGTACGCGCTGGTGCAATGTCCGCACCGGGTGGCGCGCGACGCGTTCGATCCGCCGTCGGACCGGGACGCCGTCGGCGCGTTCACGCGCATGCTGTGGGACAACGGCACGCGGTTCGAGCGCGAGACCATCGCGGCGCTGGCCACGCCCTACGTGGAGCTCGGCGGCCTGGCGCCCGCCGACAAGGGAAGCGCGACGCTGGCCGCGATGGGCCGCGGCGAGGCGCTGATCCACGGCGGCCGCGTCGCCCACGGCGATCTCGTCGCCGAGCCCGATCTGCTCCGCCGCGAGGGCGCGGGCTACGTCCCGGGCGACATCAAGTCGGGCGCCGCCGCCGACGGCGGCGATTCGCGCGACGGCAGGCTGAACCGCCGCTACGCCGTCCAGCTCGCGCTGTGCGTCGACATCCTCGAGCGCCTCGGCCTCTCCGCCGGACGCCGGGGCTTCGTGTGGGACGCGGGCGGCCACGAGGTCGCCTACGACCTCGAGGCGCGCGGCGACCGCGCCCGCGGCACGCTCTGGGAGGTTTACGAGCGCGCGCTCGAACAGGCGCGCGGCATCCTCGCCGGGGCGGTCGTCACCCTGCCGGCGGCGTCCACCGCCTGCCGGCTGTGCCACTGGAACTCGACGTGCCGCGCCGCGATCGTGGCGGCCGACGACCTGACGCTGATCCCCGAACTGGGCCGCGCGCGGCGCGACGCGATGATCGGCCGGGTGCGCAGCGTCGCCGAGCTCGCGCGGGCCGACGTGGAGGCGTTCATCCACGGCGCGCGGACGGATTTCCCGCGCGTGAGTCCGGACACCCTGCGCCGCTTCCACGCGCGCGCGCGGCTTCTGAAATCCCCGGATCCCCGACCCTATCTGCGGGCGCCGCACGGCCTGCCGTCGGCGGCGCGCGAGATCTTTCTGGATATCGAAGCGGACCCGTTGCGCGACAGGGTCTATCTGCACGGCCTGATCGAGGCCGACAGGCCGCGCGCGGCGCTGCGCTTCACGTCCTTCGTGGCCGAGCGGCCCGACGCCGCGTCCGAGCGGCGCGCGTTCGCCGACGCGCTCGCCCACCTCGCGGCGCGGCCGGACGCGGTCGTCTTCGTCTATTCCGCCTACGAGCGGCGCATGTACCGCAAGCTCGCGGCGCGGTATCCCGAGCTCGACGCGGCGGCGGCGGTGGAGGCGCTGTTCGCGCCCGGACGCGCGGTCGATCTGCACGAGACGGTCCGCGCCGCGACCGAATGGCCGACCAGCGATCTCTCGATCAAGACGCTGGCCGGCCATCTCGGATTCAAGTGGCGCGACCCCAACCCATCGGGCGCGGCGTCGATCGAATGGTACGACCGCTACGTCGCCGACGGCGACGCGGCGTCGCTCCGGCGCATCGTCGACTACAACGAGGACGACTGCCGGGCGATGGTCGTCCTGCTGGACGCCATCCGGTCGCTGCCGCCACCGTAGAAACGCGATGTCCGCCGCCGGCGCCAGCCGCTCGCGGCCCGTGTGCCCAATTGGACAGCGCCCGCCGCGCCGCGCGCCCACAACGCCGCCTCATCCCGCGTACCCGTGGCCGTAACCGGCGGAACGACCATGCCGGCCACCCGCCCCGGCGTCGCGAGCAGGGGAACCTCAATGATACGTCGCACGTTCATCCACGTCGGCCTCTCCGGCATCGCGCTCGGCGCGCTCGCCACCACCGGCTGCCAGACCACGCGCGAGGCGCCGTCGCGGAGGACCGAGTTCCGCGCCAGGCTCGGCGGCGCGAGCGAAGTGCCGGCCAACCGGAGTCAGGGCAAGGGCGAGATGGAAGCGACCTACGATCCCGCATCCAAGGAACTCGCGTGGCGTCTGCACTACGCCGACCTGAGCGGGCCGGCGACCGGCGCGCATTTCCATGGACCGGCCGCGGCCGGCGCCAACGCCGGCGTGGTCGTGCCGATCACCGGCAGCGTCGTCGGCACGTGGCATCGCGGCGAGGCTCGGCTGACCGACGCGCAGGCGGCCGACCTCATGGCCGGCCGCTGGTACGTCAACGTGCACACCGCGCGGTTCCCGGGCGGCGAGATCCGCGGCCAGGTCCTCCCCGACGGACGGTAGCGCGACACACCGACGCCGGCGCGACGGACACGCCGGCGTCACGACGGAATACGGCGCGACCAAGGAGATAGAACATGCGCTTCTCACACATCGCGGCGATCTGCGGCGGCGCCCTGCTTGGCATCGCGGCCTTCGCCGCGGCGGCCGTCGCCCAGGGCGGGCCGCCGTCGCAGGCCGGGCGGCTCGCCTTCATCGAGGGAACGGTGTCCTTCCACGACGAGGAGCGGACGCAGTGGACCCGCGCGGTGGTCAACACGCCGCTGACATCCGGCGATTCGCTGTGGACCGAGCCGGGCGCCCGCGCCGAGCTCTCGCTCGCGGGAACGCGCCTGCGGATGGAGGGCGGCACGCAGCTCGACGTCCTGCAGCTCGATGACGGACGCACCCGGCTGCAGCTCGCGCAGGGCCGCGTCGACATCCGCGCTTTCACGATGGACACGGCGCGTCCCTACGAGATCGTCACGCCGCGCGGCACGATCACGCTGACCCGGGAGGGCGACTACTACATCGAGGCCGGCTCGATCGACCATGCGACGCGCCTCGGCGTGCGCTCGGGCGCGGGACGGATCGACGGTCTCGAGGGCCAGACGCTGGTGGTCGCGGCGGGAGAGGTCGGCGAGCTCTACGGCGTCGCGGGCGCGGCGCAGCTGCGCACGGTGCGGACGGCACCGCCGCCGGCTCCGGCCTACTGGGCGGCGCGCGACCGGCAGATCGCCTACGGACAGCCGTCGCCGTACCTGCCGCCGAACGTCGTCGGCTACGAGGATATGAACGCCTACGGCGGCTGGAGCGACGAGGGCGAGTACGGCCGGGTGTGGACGCCGCGCGCCGTGCCCGCCGGATGGGCGCCGTACCGCAACGGCCACTGGACCTACGTGCGGCCGTGGGGCTGGACCTGGGTCGACGAGCAGCCTTGGGGATTCGCGCCGTTCCACTACGGTCGCTGGGCGAACGTCCGCGGCCGGTGGGTGTGGGTGCCGCCCCGCCGCGACGTCGCGCCGGTCTACGCGCCGGCCCTCGTCGCGTTCATCGGCGCCGCCTTGCTCGGCGACAGCGGTCGCGCGCCGGTGGGCTGGTTTCCGCTCGGCGCGCGCGAGGTCTACGTGCCGTCGTACACGACCGACCGGACGTACTTCCGCAACATCAACCGTTCGAGCGTCAACGACGACGCCGTCATCGACGGGCGCTACCAGCGCGCCCAGCGCCGCGACGCGCCGGGCGCCGACGACCGCGCAACGACGTACAGCAACCGGCGCTTCACGACGGTCGTGCCGGCCGAGGATTTCACGCGGTCGCGTCCTGTGGCGCGGGCGGCGCTGACGGTCGCGCCGGAGAAGCTCGCGGCAGCGCCGGTCGCGCCGGTTGCCGCGCCTCCAGCGCCGGTCCAGCCGGCCGCCACGACGCCGCCGGCGACGGGTCCCGATGGCCGGCCGCGTCCGGTCGCCGAACCGCCACGCGCCACGACGCCGACGACCGGCGCGCCGGTGACGAACACACCGGCGGGCGCGATGCCGACGATCGGCCGGCCGGCGGCCACCGATAGGCCGGTCGCCCCCGGTCCCAAACTCGTCACGCGTCCGAACGCACCGCCGGCGCCGGCGGCCGGCGCGCCGCAGGGCAAACCAGTGCCGCCGCCGCTGCTGCCGCGGACGGGTGCGCCCCCGCCCCCGCTGACCGATGACAAGACGCCGACGCCCATCGCGAGGCCCGAGCCCAAGGCGCCGGCGGGCGCACCGCCGCCACGCGTGTCCGCGCCGACGACGGCGCCGCCCGCCGGGCGCCCGGCCGAGCCCGGCGCGCCGCCGGCGCAGGTGCCGGCTGCCCGTACAGCGCCCGCGCCGACGCCGCCGGCGGTCACGAAGCCCGAGCCGCCGCCGAAGGCCAACGCCCCCGCGCCTGCGCAACCGCCCGCCCAGGCGCCGGCGAGGACGGAGACGGCGCCAAAGGCGGCGCAGCCACCCGCGACCGCGAAGCCCGAAGCGACGCCGAAGCCCGCCGTGGTCGCACCGACCACACGCGCGCCGGCTCCGCCGCCCGCCGCCGACGACAAGGAAACACCGCCGTCGGCGGCGGGACCCGCTCCGCGTGGACAACAGAAGAAGAACGACTAGCGGGACATCTCCGGCGCCGCGCAAGAAGCCCGCGCGCCATCGCGGGCAGAGTCTTCAGTCACGACATCGGCCCGTCCCGGCTTCCGCCAGGACGGGCCGACGCGTTTGCGGCCGGCTAGCGGAAAGCCGGTCCCGCCAGTCGATCCGCCCGTCGCGGTTGCGGTCGACGCTGCTGTGCCGCCCTTGGTCGCGCCAGTCGACGCGGCCATCGCGGTTGCGGTCGCGCCAGCCCTCGTGACGGCCGTGGTCGTGGCCGTAGTGGCGGTGGTCGCGCCAGTCGTGACGGCCGTCGCCGTTCCGGTCCCACGCGTGACGACGGCCGTGGTCGTGGACACGATGGTCGCGCCAGTCGTGGCGGCCGTCGTGGTTGCGGTCGCGCGTGTCGTGATGGCGGCTGTCGTGTCGGCGCTGGTCGCGCCAGTCGCCGGCCTGCGCCTGCGTGGCGACGCCCAGTCCGATCACGCCGGTGACGATCGCCGCGATGAGTCTACGTGACATCGAGACCTCCTCCGTGCGGCCGGGCCAGGAGGGCGACAGGGCGCTCCAAAGCGTTCCGGCACGCAACGAACGTGGCGGGCGATTGTGGTCCGGACTCGGACGCGAAAATGGAAATGCCGGGGCGATTTATGGCGGAATCGGCGCGCACGGACGCGATGCCGCAAGCGCGAAGGGTGGCGGCGGCCGTCGCGCCGACCAGCGGTCTCAGCGCTGGAGGCGCTTCACCGCCTCCTGCGCCGCGCGCTGCGCCTCGCCGTCCGATTCCTGCGCCGCCGCGGCGCGGAAATACTCCAGCGCCTTGTCCTTGTCGGCGGCGACGCCCTCGCCGCTCTCGTAGGCGCGCGCGAGGTACACGTAGGCCCACGGGTTCTTGAAGAACGCCGCCTGCCGCCACAGTGCCACGGCCGCCGCCTGGTCGCGCGGCACGCCGCCGCGCCCGCCGTGCATGAACCGGGCGAAGTTGACCATGCCGTTGGAGTGTCCGAGATCGGCCGCCGCGCGGAACCACGCCGCCGCGGCGGCGTCGTCCTTCGGCCGGCCGATGCCGTCGCGGATGAAGTAGCCGCACAAGTTCATGCCGCTTGAATCGCCGGCCTCCGCCGCTTCGCAGGCCAGCCGCAACGCCCGCGCGTGGTCACGTCCGACGCCGGCGCCGTCGCGCAGCATCGCCGCGAGCTCCCATTTCGCGACGGCGTGTCCGCGCTTGGCCGCCAGCTCGAACAAGCGCGCGGCGAGCGCGTCGTCCCGGCGGATGCGGCCGGCGTAGCGGTAGCCGCGCGCCAGGCCGACCAGGTCCCCGGTCCAGCCGTTGCGCGCGCGGACGCAGATCCGCCGGTGTATCCCCTCGGGGATCGACTCGCAGTCCGGCACGACGGCGCGCGCCTCCTCGTCGCGCAGCACCTCGGCGTCGCGCAGGAATTGGAGCAGATCGGCGGTCGATTGCGACTTGACGCGCTCGTCGCCGCCGATCGTGTAGCCGGCCTCGATACAGGTCGCGGACAGGAACTTGGTCAGGTTGGGCTCGTCGGGCCGCCTTCCCGTCGCGCGATCGGTGACGCCGCCGTCGGCCTCGCGGAAGAACCGGCCGGCGCACGCGCGCGCCGTCCAGTCCTTGAGCAGGAACTCGGCCCCGGTGGTCGCCTCGTGTGCGTGGTGGACGCCGGGATAGACGGCCCAGCGCACGTTGGCGTTGCCGGCGGCGCGCAGCCGCAGGATCAGCTCGACACAAGGTAGCGCCGGCGTGCCGTCGTCGAGCTCCGCGAGCATGAAGAAGATCGGCGCGCCGGTGGTGGCCGTGTCGCGCGGCTGCAGGTTGCAGCCACCCGGCGTGATCGCGACGTGGGCGGCGAATCGGATATCGGTGGCCGCGAGGCCGCGGCGGAACTGCTCCAGCGCCACGGCCTGCGCCGCCTCGCCTCCGCGCGACATGCCCATGACGGCGATGCGCGAGGAATCGACCCAGCCCTGCGCCGCCAGCCAGCGGAATCCAGCGACCGCGTCGGCGTTGGATCGCGACTGCGGCACGCGGTTCTGGTCGTCGCCGGTTCCCAGCACGCCGCGCGGCGTGAAGCTGTCGATGACGAGCGCGGCGATTCCGGCGGCGGCGAGGACCCGGGCATAGTGTCGCTCCGTGTACGACCGCACGCCGCCGCTGGAGTTGACGATCACCATCGCCGGCACGCGGCCTTCGAGCTTCGGCCGGTAGAGGTCGGCGGTCACGCGGTCCTCGCGCATGGCGCCGCGATCGGCCGGCCAGCGCGACACGAGTTCCACGCCCTTCGTCAGAGTCCACGGATCCGCCGCCACCGCCGGGAACGGGCCCCACATGGCGGCCGCCAGCAGCAGGCCGAGACATAAAGCCCGTCGCATGGTCATCCGATCCCCCGGACTGCGAACGCACCAATACGATGTTGGATCGCGCTACGGCCGCGTGCAAGCGACCGGGCGGCCGCCGCGCGCTACGGCTGGTTGTCGATCATGAACTCGCGGATGTCGCCGGCCGGACAGCCGCCTGGAACCGGCGCCGGACCCGGCGCGCAGTAGGCGACGAAGCGCGCCTGGGCGTCGCGCGCGGTCAGCAGCAGCGCCAGCGCGGCCTCCCTCAGAGGCGGCGCGACCGTCGCCGGAATGGTGAACTTGCGGGCCGGGACGCGCTCGTTCTGCACGGTGAAGTGGATGCGGCCGGCGGACTCGACG
The genomic region above belongs to Rhodospirillales bacterium and contains:
- a CDS encoding 2Fe-2S iron-sulfur cluster binding domain-containing protein — encoded protein: MPRAAKSHRVTIANAGRVIDCAADRTILQAAVAAGIDYPYACATGNCGACASRLDSGKVSLLPRNDASLTPAQIKAGQTLACRARPRGDVTITWLGGRR
- a CDS encoding alpha/beta fold hydrolase, translating into MPTLKRPDAEIYYEVHGSGFPLLLFAPGGLKSQLAYWRASPADPSKPAAWMDPMKALSDTFSVVGMDQRNAGASTAAVKADHGWHTFAADHLALMDHLGFDRFHVMGGCIGGTYCLTLCRLAPARVTAAVLQNPIGLHENKDVWDAAIEGYRRTVQARDPSVTDAVIDSFGRNMFGGDFVFSVDRDFVRGCRTPLYLQPGVDKPHPARTSEELAALAPDIEVQTDWRGPEHLDESIRRVRAFLSRHTPR
- a CDS encoding tripartite tricarboxylate transporter substrate binding protein → MTTRRALLATGLAATIVPAPAVRAQAWPTKPIRWIVPFVPGGGTDTVSRLLAEQLGKAVGQQVLVENRGGAGGNIGTTEIARAAPDGHTVGLISVASHAINPVLYKTLPYDPDKDIVAISLVASLANLLTVTPSLPVKTVPELIALLKAAPGKYSFASSGIGTTLHLSGELFKKMAGVDMVHVPYKGAGAAFQDVMSGEVNMIFSNAPSALQHARSGKVRGIAVTSPTRFKAAPEFPTIGETLPGYQATSWYGVGAPAGTPEPVVARIEAALSDALRQPDMQAKWFEMGLDVPPLGREGLGAFVARERALWGPVVRESGARVE
- a CDS encoding amidohydrolase family protein — its product is MRLLIENATLWDGTGAAPFPAKVLVEGDRIAAVAPGAETVAADGAERIDAGGKFLMPGLVEGHAHLTFVDVSRGTALGELPPEEHTLLAMDAARKLLAAGFTSACGAASAKMRLDVVLRDAIASGLIDGPRMLAAGPELTVTGGLGDGRRLHLHQESFGLPVDGADEMLRTVRLCLREGVDTVKINISGDFGTESAPSEAAVMTDAEIAVAVEATHAIGRRVAAHARASESVKRAVRHGVDVIYHCDFADDEALDMLESVKDRIFTGPAIGIVLTRIDSLRGDNSPQGRAVYERLKPLYEATCRTHGEMRRRGIRVVAGGDYGFAGNPQGTNARDLEHFTRHFGFSPSEALLAATRTGGQIMRRGHELGMVKPGYLADLLLVDGDPLADIRVLQDNTRFAFVMKDGVRYIPCAGQPHVRRTH
- a CDS encoding FecR domain-containing protein, producing MRFSHIAAICGGALLGIAAFAAAAVAQGGPPSQAGRLAFIEGTVSFHDEERTQWTRAVVNTPLTSGDSLWTEPGARAELSLAGTRLRMEGGTQLDVLQLDDGRTRLQLAQGRVDIRAFTMDTARPYEIVTPRGTITLTREGDYYIEAGSIDHATRLGVRSGAGRIDGLEGQTLVVAAGEVGELYGVAGAAQLRTVRTAPPPAPAYWAARDRQIAYGQPSPYLPPNVVGYEDMNAYGGWSDEGEYGRVWTPRAVPAGWAPYRNGHWTYVRPWGWTWVDEQPWGFAPFHYGRWANVRGRWVWVPPRRDVAPVYAPALVAFIGAALLGDSGRAPVGWFPLGAREVYVPSYTTDRTYFRNINRSSVNDDAVIDGRYQRAQRRDAPGADDRATTYSNRRFTTVVPAEDFTRSRPVARAALTVAPEKLAAAPVAPVAAPPAPVQPAATTPPATGPDGRPRPVAEPPRATTPTTGAPVTNTPAGAMPTIGRPAATDRPVAPGPKLVTRPNAPPAPAAGAPQGKPVPPPLLPRTGAPPPPLTDDKTPTPIARPEPKAPAGAPPPRVSAPTTAPPAGRPAEPGAPPAQVPAARTAPAPTPPAVTKPEPPPKANAPAPAQPPAQAPARTETAPKAAQPPATAKPEATPKPAVVAPTTRAPAPPPAADDKETPPSAAGPAPRGQQKKND
- a CDS encoding carboxymuconolactone decarboxylase family protein gives rise to the protein MAESENYKKGTEIRSELMGPAFAAKMNADVYADPLMRKFGDYAREAVFGMLWSRPGLDLKTRTLICVISDTSQARWPELAIHLRMARRQGWTEDELGEALLHLSGYIGLPSVREAMLVAKDVFAELRAEG
- a CDS encoding CHRD domain-containing protein; the protein is MIRRTFIHVGLSGIALGALATTGCQTTREAPSRRTEFRARLGGASEVPANRSQGKGEMEATYDPASKELAWRLHYADLSGPATGAHFHGPAAAGANAGVVVPITGSVVGTWHRGEARLTDAQAADLMAGRWYVNVHTARFPGGEIRGQVLPDGR
- a CDS encoding TM0106 family RecB-like putative nuclease, which produces MPGAATPRPGMPTISASTLYALVQCPHRVARDAFDPPSDRDAVGAFTRMLWDNGTRFERETIAALATPYVELGGLAPADKGSATLAAMGRGEALIHGGRVAHGDLVAEPDLLRREGAGYVPGDIKSGAAADGGDSRDGRLNRRYAVQLALCVDILERLGLSAGRRGFVWDAGGHEVAYDLEARGDRARGTLWEVYERALEQARGILAGAVVTLPAASTACRLCHWNSTCRAAIVAADDLTLIPELGRARRDAMIGRVRSVAELARADVEAFIHGARTDFPRVSPDTLRRFHARARLLKSPDPRPYLRAPHGLPSAAREIFLDIEADPLRDRVYLHGLIEADRPRAALRFTSFVAERPDAASERRAFADALAHLAARPDAVVFVYSAYERRMYRKLAARYPELDAAAAVEALFAPGRAVDLHETVRAATEWPTSDLSIKTLAGHLGFKWRDPNPSGAASIEWYDRYVADGDAASLRRIVDYNEDDCRAMVVLLDAIRSLPPP